A segment of the Nitrosospira briensis C-128 genome:
AATCGGGCGCTGCCAGGGAAGCAGCCAAATCAGGCCCATCAGGCGCATCGGCTGCTTCGGGCAAAGGGGGCTTGCCGGTCGTCTTCGGCGCTCTGGTCTTTGCCTTTTTTTCCGCCGGTTTGCGCTCCCCACGTTTCTTGTGTGCCGCCTCCTGTTTGCCGCGAGCCTCCACGGTCTCCGACGGCTTGGTTTCGGCTTTTGCTTCCACCTCTGCTACCGGTACGTCTGGCGCCTGCTCCGTTACCGCCACGCCGGGGGCCGTTCCCCCGCTGCTGCGATAAACGTAGGTGCCGGATTTCTCGTCACGGCCTAATTCAAGCAAACCGCGTAGCTGCGCCTCGTCAAGTAAATTGCCAAAGGCGCGGAAGCCAAAGTAGGTCTCATTGAAATCGGGCTTGCGTCGCTTGATTGCCTGTTTTAGCGCGGATGCCCAGATCTTGCCGCTGTCTCCGCGCTCGGATACCAAGGCATCGAAGGTTTCCACCGCTATTCCTATCGCCCGGCTCTTGCGTGCTTCCAGTTCTTCCTTGCGGTGCTTTTCCTCATCGGGCGAACGCCTGGCCTCGGGCTGCACTTCCTCTGTGTCGCGTTTGGCCGCTCGCTGGCTCTCGCGTACCAGATCGTCATAAAAAATGAATTCGTCGCAATTGGCGATCAGCAGGTCAGAGGTCGATTGCTTGACGCCGACGCCTATTACCTGCTTGGCATTCTCGCGCAGCTTGGAGACCAGTGGCGAGAAATCGGAATCCCCGCTGATGATGACAAAGGTATTGACGTGCG
Coding sequences within it:
- a CDS encoding NYN domain-containing protein, whose product is MASPHENVSMAVFCDFENVALGVRDAKYDKFDIKPILERLLLKGSIVIKKAYCDWDRYKSFKSTMHEANFELIEIPHIRQSGKNSADIRLVVDALDLCYTKSHVNTFVIISGDSDFSPLVSKLRENAKQVIGVGVKQSTSDLLIANCDEFIFYDDLVRESQRAAKRDTEEVQPEARRSPDEEKHRKEELEARKSRAIGIAVETFDALVSERGDSGKIWASALKQAIKRRKPDFNETYFGFRAFGNLLDEAQLRGLLELGRDEKSGTYVYRSSGGTAPGVAVTEQAPDVPVAEVEAKAETKPSETVEARGKQEAAHKKRGERKPAEKKAKTRAPKTTGKPPLPEAADAPDGPDLAASLAAPDSTASSAKPDTADVPVPDAAPAPQAPTEPAAQATPKEAAARTPRKPAVPTRRRRKPEVAPDSST